The Sinomicrobium kalidii genome contains a region encoding:
- the rodA gene encoding rod shape-determining protein RodA translates to MNNSFIRKIDWLTVILYFLLVFIGWLNIYSSSITESNGVSVFDFSQFYGKQLTFIGLSSIFIVLILAIDAKFYQRFAGVIYLVSLASLVGVFLFGKTIAGQTAWYDLGFFSIQPGEFAKTATALALAEYLSDSQTNIKHWKYQLKALLIMGAPILFILLQPDPGSAMVFLSFILVLHREGLPSIYLWSGLGLTFLFITTLMFGAIGVCVVTALFLILYFLWRKRRKKMVPVLPFITLFIITVIVTSSVRFTFDNVFKQHHRDRISLWLKLEDDPTRLSEIRRSIGYNTYQSESAISSGGFSGKGFLEGTRTKGGFVPEQHTDYIFSTVGEEWGFVGSSVVILLFTFLLLRLLFLAERQKSKFSRIYGYSVAAILFFHFTINIGMVIGLLPTVGIPLPFFSYGGSGLWAFTLLLFVFIKLDANQINEWEDFNEFR, encoded by the coding sequence ATGAATAACTCCTTTATACGAAAAATAGACTGGCTTACGGTAATATTGTATTTCCTCCTGGTGTTCATAGGATGGCTGAACATATATTCCAGCAGTATTACCGAAAGCAACGGGGTCTCTGTTTTCGACTTTTCCCAGTTTTACGGCAAACAGCTTACTTTCATAGGTCTCAGCAGTATATTTATTGTACTCATCCTGGCCATAGACGCCAAATTCTACCAGCGGTTTGCAGGGGTGATATACCTCGTTTCCCTGGCTTCACTCGTCGGGGTCTTTCTCTTCGGAAAAACCATTGCCGGCCAGACAGCCTGGTATGACCTGGGTTTTTTCAGTATCCAGCCGGGAGAATTTGCCAAAACCGCAACTGCCCTGGCCCTGGCCGAATACCTCAGCGACTCCCAGACCAATATAAAACACTGGAAATACCAGCTAAAAGCCCTTTTGATCATGGGTGCACCCATACTTTTTATTTTACTCCAGCCCGACCCGGGGAGTGCCATGGTTTTCCTTTCTTTTATTCTCGTATTGCACCGCGAAGGGTTGCCGTCCATTTATCTGTGGAGCGGGCTGGGACTTACCTTCCTGTTCATCACAACACTGATGTTCGGGGCCATAGGGGTTTGTGTAGTAACAGCGCTCTTCCTGATCCTTTATTTCCTCTGGCGAAAAAGAAGGAAAAAAATGGTCCCCGTCCTTCCTTTTATCACCTTGTTTATCATTACGGTGATCGTGACTTCAAGTGTACGTTTCACTTTTGACAATGTCTTTAAACAACACCACCGCGACCGGATAAGCCTGTGGCTGAAACTGGAAGACGACCCCACCAGACTCAGTGAGATCCGGAGGTCCATCGGTTACAATACCTACCAATCGGAATCTGCCATATCTTCCGGGGGATTTTCGGGAAAAGGGTTCCTGGAAGGCACACGTACCAAAGGTGGATTTGTCCCGGAACAGCACACCGATTACATATTCAGTACCGTTGGCGAAGAATGGGGATTTGTGGGCAGCTCTGTAGTGATACTGTTATTTACTTTCCTGTTGTTGCGCCTGTTGTTCCTGGCGGAGCGTCAAAAGTCCAAATTCAGCCGTATTTACGGGTATAGTGTGGCCGCTATATTGTTTTTCCATTTCACCATAAACATAGGTATGGTAATAGGCCTGCTGCCCACCGTGGGTATTCCCTTGCCGTTTTTCAGTTACGGGGGATCAGGACTCTGGGCTTTTACCCTCCTGCTCTTCGTATTTATAAAACTGGATGCCAACCAGATCAACGAGTGGGAAGACTTTAATGAATTCCGTTGA
- a CDS encoding carboxy terminal-processing peptidase, giving the protein MKRNFVYVLAALLISAASCSFTNKTFDNPDKDKLLIQLISYVLEKGHFNPAEMDDGFSEKVFDEYIRRLDPSKRYFLQSDIDEFEVYKHKIDDQIKDSDIAFFDLVHGRLVQRMEEGREIYKEILEKPFDFTKDETIVMDYENLPFATSKKELKERWKKYLKFSALSGYVTRIEEEEDKKGEDETYAMKSVDEVEEEARKSALKTQEEFFDLVDDLERKDWFVMYLNAIVSEFDPHTYYFAPEEKDRFDTSMSGKFEGIGARLQRKNDRIKIVEIISGGPAWRGNEVEVGDEILRVGQGDEEPVNIIGMRLEDAVKLIKGPKGSEVKLTLKKVDGTTEVVSIVRDVVELEESYAKSSVVEKDGKVFGVINLPKFYIDFDNYSDRNAASDVEQEIERLKEQGMQGLVLDLRGNGGGSLKTVVDMAGFFIEEGPIVQVKSSGKKKEVLSDTDERVQWNGPLVILVNELSASASEILAAAMQDYKRAVVIGSKQTYGKGTVQNVIDLNQFLSQKNDYGDVGALKLTTQKFYRINGGSTQLEGVKSDIAIPDRYSYIDIGEKDQENPLPWDKIDAASYRPWDGYVNYDYTVKKSKERTKENSRLALIDENARWVKKKQDENTYSLNYEAYRKSIDEDEEMAKHFDALSDYKTDLTFRSLPYENKLMEKDTVLRDKRQRWHENLSKDVYVEEALNVLADLQLTSDNKKRLAKIRD; this is encoded by the coding sequence ATGAAAAGGAATTTTGTGTATGTACTGGCGGCGTTGCTCATATCGGCAGCGTCCTGTAGTTTTACGAATAAGACATTCGATAACCCGGATAAAGACAAACTGCTTATACAACTGATCTCTTATGTGCTGGAGAAAGGACATTTTAACCCGGCCGAGATGGATGACGGTTTTTCCGAAAAAGTGTTTGACGAGTATATCCGAAGACTGGACCCGTCCAAACGCTATTTTTTGCAGTCGGATATCGATGAGTTTGAAGTATACAAGCATAAAATAGACGACCAGATCAAGGATTCCGATATTGCTTTTTTCGACCTGGTACACGGACGTCTCGTTCAGCGTATGGAAGAAGGCCGGGAAATATACAAGGAAATACTGGAAAAGCCTTTTGACTTTACGAAAGATGAAACCATAGTGATGGACTATGAAAACCTTCCTTTCGCTACTTCAAAGAAAGAATTGAAAGAAAGGTGGAAAAAGTACCTTAAATTTTCCGCTCTTTCCGGGTATGTGACCAGGATAGAGGAAGAAGAGGACAAGAAAGGGGAGGATGAAACCTATGCCATGAAATCCGTGGATGAAGTGGAAGAAGAGGCCAGGAAATCTGCATTGAAAACCCAGGAAGAGTTTTTTGACCTGGTAGATGACCTGGAAAGGAAAGACTGGTTTGTGATGTACCTCAATGCGATAGTGTCGGAGTTTGATCCGCACACCTATTATTTTGCACCCGAAGAGAAAGACCGTTTCGATACCAGTATGTCGGGTAAATTTGAGGGGATTGGTGCGCGATTGCAAAGAAAGAACGACCGTATAAAAATTGTAGAGATTATTTCGGGCGGACCGGCATGGCGGGGAAATGAAGTGGAAGTCGGTGACGAGATACTCCGTGTGGGGCAAGGTGATGAGGAACCCGTGAATATCATAGGCATGCGCCTGGAAGATGCCGTGAAGCTCATTAAAGGGCCCAAAGGTTCGGAGGTGAAACTTACCCTGAAGAAGGTAGACGGCACCACCGAGGTGGTGTCTATTGTCCGCGATGTCGTGGAACTGGAAGAATCCTATGCCAAGTCGTCTGTTGTGGAGAAAGACGGTAAAGTGTTCGGGGTTATTAACCTGCCCAAGTTCTATATTGATTTTGACAACTATAGTGACCGCAACGCGGCATCTGATGTGGAGCAGGAAATTGAAAGGCTCAAAGAACAGGGAATGCAGGGATTGGTACTGGACCTCAGGGGCAACGGCGGAGGCTCGCTTAAAACCGTAGTGGACATGGCCGGTTTCTTCATAGAAGAGGGGCCTATTGTTCAGGTGAAATCATCGGGGAAAAAGAAAGAAGTGCTCTCCGATACCGACGAACGTGTGCAATGGAACGGGCCGCTGGTCATACTGGTCAATGAATTGTCGGCCTCCGCATCTGAAATACTTGCCGCTGCCATGCAGGATTACAAACGTGCCGTAGTGATAGGAAGTAAACAAACCTACGGAAAGGGAACTGTACAGAATGTTATTGACCTGAACCAGTTCCTCAGTCAAAAGAACGATTACGGCGATGTAGGCGCCCTGAAATTGACCACACAGAAATTCTACCGGATCAACGGGGGCTCTACCCAGCTTGAGGGTGTAAAAAGTGATATAGCGATTCCGGACAGGTACAGCTATATAGACATTGGAGAAAAAGACCAGGAAAATCCATTGCCGTGGGATAAGATCGATGCGGCCAGTTACCGGCCCTGGGACGGTTATGTGAATTATGATTACACCGTAAAAAAAAGTAAGGAAAGAACGAAAGAAAATTCACGGTTGGCCCTGATCGATGAAAATGCCCGGTGGGTGAAAAAGAAACAGGACGAGAACACCTACTCCCTGAATTATGAAGCCTACAGGAAATCCATTGATGAAGACGAAGAAATGGCGAAGCACTTTGATGCGCTGTCCGATTACAAAACGGATCTTACGTTCCGTTCCCTGCCTTATGAAAACAAACTGATGGAGAAAGATACGGTACTCAGGGACAAAAGGCAACGCTGGCATGAGAACCTGTCCAAGGATGTATATGTGGAAGAAGCGCTTAATGTCCTTGCCGATCTGCAGTTGACCTCCGATAATAAAAAGCGTTTGGCTAAAATAAGGGATTAG
- the surE gene encoding 5'/3'-nucleotidase SurE, translating into MKKRPLILVTNDDGIAAPGIRALIEVMKKIGDVIVVAPDSPQSGKGHAVTIDATLFCNRINIDDQVTEEYSCSGTPVDCVKLAVNEILKRKPDICVSGINHGSNSSVNVIYSGTMSAAVEAGIEGIPAIGFSLCDYSWDADFETIKDYIKTITVNALKNGIPKGVVLNVNFPKLKKEDIKGIKICRQANARWVEEFDRRTNPQGREYYWLTGKFVNQDKGEDTDEWALANGYIAVVPVQFDLTAHHAIQPLNTWNLND; encoded by the coding sequence ATGAAAAAGAGACCCCTGATACTGGTGACCAATGACGACGGCATAGCCGCACCGGGCATAAGAGCCCTTATAGAAGTCATGAAAAAAATTGGCGATGTTATTGTCGTTGCCCCGGACAGCCCGCAATCGGGCAAAGGACACGCCGTTACGATAGATGCCACCTTGTTCTGCAACAGGATAAACATAGATGACCAGGTTACCGAGGAGTACAGTTGTTCCGGTACACCGGTGGACTGTGTAAAACTTGCGGTAAACGAAATACTGAAAAGGAAACCCGATATCTGCGTAAGCGGCATCAATCACGGTTCCAATTCTTCCGTGAATGTCATTTACTCCGGTACCATGAGCGCTGCGGTAGAAGCCGGAATAGAGGGAATTCCCGCCATAGGCTTTTCGCTCTGCGATTACTCGTGGGACGCCGATTTCGAAACCATCAAGGATTACATCAAAACCATAACGGTCAATGCCCTGAAAAATGGCATACCCAAAGGCGTAGTGCTCAATGTCAATTTCCCAAAACTGAAAAAAGAGGACATCAAAGGCATTAAAATATGCCGACAGGCCAATGCGAGGTGGGTGGAGGAATTCGACAGGCGAACCAATCCGCAGGGCAGGGAATATTACTGGCTTACGGGCAAGTTCGTCAATCAGGATAAGGGCGAAGACACAGACGAATGGGCACTGGCCAACGGCTATATTGCGGTAGTTCCCGTACAGTTTGACCTGACCGCACATCATGCCATACAACCTTTAAATACCTGGAACCTGAATGATTAG
- a CDS encoding C40 family peptidase has protein sequence MEKPRAITVKGTPPDKTVHVEAWPGENTGKATDHGPESKTKANEIIQTAISYNGTRYRYGGTTRKGMDCSGLVYASFKAHDIALQRASYMMAGQGTKIKLKNVKKGDLLFFKTSRKNRINHVGLVVEIKDEDIRFIHSTTSRGVLISSLREGYWNHAFTEARRIL, from the coding sequence TTGGAAAAACCAAGGGCAATTACAGTAAAGGGCACCCCGCCCGACAAAACCGTACACGTAGAAGCCTGGCCCGGTGAAAATACCGGAAAGGCAACTGACCACGGGCCGGAAAGCAAGACCAAGGCCAACGAGATCATCCAAACGGCGATTTCTTACAACGGTACAAGATACAGGTACGGGGGCACCACCAGGAAGGGCATGGACTGCTCCGGGCTGGTATATGCTTCCTTTAAAGCACACGATATAGCCCTGCAACGCGCCTCTTACATGATGGCCGGACAGGGCACCAAAATAAAGCTCAAAAACGTAAAAAAAGGAGATCTCCTCTTCTTTAAAACGAGCAGAAAGAACAGGATAAACCACGTGGGGCTCGTCGTGGAGATCAAGGATGAGGATATCCGTTTTATTCATTCCACTACCTCCAGGGGAGTTTTAATCTCTTCGCTCCGGGAAGGATATTGGAACCATGCCTTTACCGAAGCCCGGCGCATCCTGTAA
- a CDS encoding ComEC/Rec2 family competence protein, whose product MPLQNLNILKLLAFLITGIIIGFRIDIPRTIVFGSVFALLLLLGSLYFYISRTRSRINYCFGATAFALIVCIGILTASTDRPGFKPRHYSNYTRGTDTIVFVPVKQLKSGIYDHRYIASVKEVNGHRSSGRVLLHIERDSSAKQLSIGHKYLTGATLREISPPRNPHQFDYREYLRKKYIHHRLSPEPDALFPLPETGQNVYAFAARIRQKVYTALKEYHFNGDTLAVINALLLGQRQDISEEMYRDYASAGAIHILAISGLHVGILLFFLHFLLKPLERIRYGKGLKFIAILLALWSFAFIAGLSASVVRAVSMFSFVALALLFRRTANIYNVLLVSMFFLLLVRPSFLFDAGFQLSYIAVFAIVGLQPVFYGCWKPRWKAVDGLWKLTTVTVAAQLGVLPLSLYYFHQFPGLFFISSLVIVPILGILLGTGILVIVLALFQILPAFLADGYAFVISAMNRLVSWIAHRESFVFRDISFDWRLLISCYLCLVFLFLLLQKNTFRRTAALLIAILCLQASFIYNRFKTLSTDQFVIFHKYKNTLVTRQQGEMLTIYGKGYNKPPDRTLQNYMVAERIKTAEARQPNNLYNINGCALLYIDSLGIYKTKGLKADYILLGGSPEINLERVLRLHEPEMIVADGSNAPFLIKKWEATCKKEKLPFHNTYEKGAYIFDGQ is encoded by the coding sequence ATGCCATTACAAAATTTAAACATTTTAAAATTGCTGGCCTTTCTCATTACCGGGATCATCATCGGGTTTCGTATTGATATTCCGCGGACTATTGTTTTCGGCAGTGTATTTGCCCTTCTCCTGCTTCTCGGATCTCTCTATTTTTACATTTCCCGCACCCGATCACGTATCAATTATTGCTTCGGGGCAACAGCCTTTGCACTCATAGTTTGTATTGGCATACTTACCGCAAGTACGGATCGGCCCGGATTTAAACCACGGCATTACAGCAACTACACCCGCGGAACCGATACTATTGTTTTTGTTCCCGTTAAACAGCTGAAATCCGGAATATACGATCACCGCTACATCGCCAGCGTAAAAGAAGTAAACGGACACCGGTCTTCCGGAAGGGTACTTCTGCATATCGAGAGGGACAGCAGCGCAAAACAACTGTCTATCGGCCACAAATACCTTACAGGGGCCACGCTCCGCGAAATCTCCCCGCCAAGGAACCCGCACCAGTTTGACTACAGGGAATACCTTCGGAAAAAGTATATCCATCACCGGTTGTCTCCGGAACCCGACGCCCTCTTCCCTCTTCCGGAAACAGGACAGAACGTCTATGCCTTTGCAGCCCGCATACGGCAAAAGGTGTATACCGCACTAAAAGAGTACCATTTCAACGGGGATACGCTGGCCGTGATCAACGCCTTATTGCTCGGGCAGCGGCAGGACATTTCGGAGGAAATGTACCGGGATTACGCTTCGGCGGGGGCCATACACATCCTTGCCATCTCCGGGCTTCATGTGGGCATTCTTCTTTTCTTCCTGCATTTCCTGCTAAAGCCGCTGGAACGTATCAGGTACGGGAAAGGCCTGAAGTTTATTGCGATCCTGCTGGCATTGTGGAGCTTTGCATTCATTGCAGGATTATCAGCCTCCGTAGTGAGGGCAGTAAGCATGTTTTCTTTTGTGGCGCTTGCTCTGCTGTTCAGGCGTACCGCAAATATTTACAATGTGTTACTGGTATCCATGTTTTTTCTCCTGTTGGTCCGCCCCTCCTTTTTGTTTGATGCAGGATTCCAGCTCAGTTATATTGCCGTATTTGCCATTGTAGGGCTCCAGCCCGTATTTTATGGCTGCTGGAAGCCCCGATGGAAAGCGGTTGATGGGTTATGGAAGCTGACAACAGTAACCGTAGCAGCACAATTAGGGGTTTTACCTTTGAGTCTGTATTATTTTCACCAGTTCCCCGGCCTGTTCTTCATATCCAGTCTGGTGATTGTCCCCATACTCGGAATACTCCTCGGGACAGGCATCCTGGTCATAGTACTTGCGCTGTTTCAGATCCTTCCCGCATTCCTTGCAGATGGATATGCCTTTGTGATCAGTGCCATGAATCGGCTCGTTTCGTGGATAGCACACCGGGAAAGCTTTGTTTTCAGGGATATTTCTTTCGACTGGAGACTGCTCATATCGTGCTACCTCTGCCTTGTTTTCCTGTTCCTTTTATTGCAGAAAAACACGTTCCGGAGGACAGCTGCGCTTTTAATCGCCATACTTTGCCTGCAGGCCTCTTTTATATACAACCGCTTTAAAACTTTGTCCACGGATCAATTTGTCATTTTTCACAAGTACAAAAACACCCTGGTTACCAGGCAACAGGGAGAAATGCTTACCATCTACGGAAAAGGATATAATAAGCCACCCGACCGGACATTACAAAATTACATGGTTGCGGAGCGCATAAAAACAGCAGAGGCCCGGCAGCCAAATAACCTTTATAACATCAACGGATGTGCATTACTGTACATTGACAGTCTTGGCATATATAAAACAAAGGGGTTAAAGGCCGATTACATCCTTTTGGGAGGTTCTCCGGAAATAAACCTGGAACGGGTCCTCAGGTTACACGAGCCGGAAATGATTGTTGCCGACGGCAGCAACGCCCCTTTCCTGATCAAAAAGTGGGAAGCCACCTGTAAAAAAGAAAAACTCCCTTTTCACAATACTTACGAAAAGGGAGCATATATTTTTGACGGGCAGTAA
- a CDS encoding peptide MFS transporter codes for MANISRPAHQRELFGHPAGLYILFFTEMWERFSYYGMRALFTLFLVSETTSRNPGFGWTNQEALSLYGWYTMLVYVASIPGGWVADRLLGQKKTVMLGGILLCIGHSILALNSEISFYIGCLFIILGVGGLKPNISSMVGGLYKQKDERRDLGFYIFYMGINIGGFVAPIVCGYIGEKINWHYGFGLAAIGMFLGQIVYMWGQKYLKHVGNLISAKNEKDRAILERPLTRIEKDRVKVLLLSFLLIVLFWAAFEQAGGLMNLYAKQKTDRSFFGLGEIPASVFQSVNSFFIITLATLVGALWLKWRRMGKEASSLFKMAVGIIIMALGFGFMSAASVQYENTGSSAMYWLILAYLFHTIGELCTSPVSLSFITKLAPLKYASVIMGLYWAATGLGNKAAGEIGKLAKDLGDFEVFTGIAVIWTLIGLIVILMLKPLKRLTHGAEEGEGAVAVD; via the coding sequence ATGGCAAATATTTCGAGACCAGCACACCAGAGGGAATTGTTCGGACATCCGGCAGGATTGTATATCTTATTTTTTACGGAAATGTGGGAACGCTTCAGCTACTACGGTATGCGGGCGTTGTTTACCCTGTTCCTGGTTTCGGAAACCACTTCCCGGAATCCCGGTTTCGGCTGGACCAACCAGGAGGCGCTTTCCCTGTACGGGTGGTACACCATGCTGGTATATGTAGCCTCGATCCCCGGAGGGTGGGTGGCAGACCGGTTGCTGGGACAGAAAAAGACAGTGATGCTGGGAGGGATATTGTTGTGTATAGGGCACAGTATCCTTGCCCTTAATTCCGAAATATCCTTTTATATAGGGTGTTTGTTTATTATCCTCGGAGTAGGGGGGCTCAAACCCAATATTTCTTCCATGGTAGGAGGACTCTATAAACAAAAGGACGAAAGAAGGGATCTCGGTTTCTATATCTTCTATATGGGGATTAATATAGGGGGCTTTGTTGCCCCGATCGTTTGCGGGTATATTGGCGAAAAAATAAACTGGCACTACGGTTTCGGGCTGGCAGCTATAGGAATGTTCCTTGGACAGATCGTTTATATGTGGGGACAAAAATACCTGAAACATGTAGGGAACCTGATCTCCGCAAAGAATGAGAAAGACCGTGCAATACTGGAAAGACCACTTACGAGAATAGAAAAAGACAGGGTGAAAGTACTGCTGCTTTCCTTTTTGCTGATCGTACTTTTCTGGGCGGCATTTGAACAGGCCGGAGGGTTGATGAATCTGTACGCCAAGCAAAAAACGGACAGATCGTTTTTCGGACTGGGGGAAATCCCCGCTTCCGTGTTCCAATCGGTGAATTCATTCTTTATCATTACACTGGCCACCCTCGTGGGAGCGTTGTGGTTGAAGTGGAGGCGAATGGGCAAGGAAGCCTCTTCCTTGTTTAAAATGGCTGTAGGGATCATTATTATGGCCCTTGGTTTCGGGTTTATGAGTGCGGCGTCCGTGCAATATGAAAATACCGGCTCTTCTGCCATGTACTGGCTGATCCTGGCCTATCTGTTTCATACTATCGGAGAGTTGTGTACCTCACCGGTGTCCTTGTCTTTCATTACGAAACTGGCACCCCTGAAATACGCTTCAGTGATCATGGGGCTGTACTGGGCGGCCACGGGACTCGGAAATAAAGCCGCCGGAGAAATAGGAAAACTTGCAAAAGACCTCGGTGATTTTGAAGTGTTCACGGGGATTGCTGTTATCTGGACACTCATAGGTCTTATCGTGATCCTCATGCTGAAACCCTTAAAAAGACTTACTCACGGTGCCGAAGAAGGCGAAGGTGCGGTAGCCGTGGACTGA
- a CDS encoding S9 family peptidase → MKKYFILSLLCTGLSAPLTAQDQQITLEKIWDGTFRTEGMDVLHSMKNGKQYSILNKDEASEVTSVDKYDYSSLEKIGTIVSTEDLDGIPHFTSYTFSEDESKVLLATEMESVYRHSKLGVYYMYDTENKETRKIADHKIQEPTFSPDGNKVAFVFNNNIYIRDLESGKTDQITTDGEKNKIINGVTDWVYEEEFAFVRAFQWNATGTHIAYIKFDESEVPEFSMDVYGQQLYPSRQEFKYPKAGEKNAEVSLFVYDLESGATEEVELDNAYYIPRIKWTNNENILSAQVMNRHQNNLDLVFYNVEENTSEVVLHETDEAYIDVTDNLTFLEDNSFIWTSEKDGYNHIYHYGKNGKLIRQVTEGPWEVTRYYGYDEKTNRIFYQSVENGSINRDVYAIKLNGKRKQRLSSEEGTNSATFSADFSYFINSFSSVGTPPRYTLNDAKNGKELKEIVNNNTLLQKLEAYELAEKEFSTLHINGYDLNMWMIKPAGFDPDKKYPLLMFQYSGPGSQQVANRWGGANDYWYQMLAQQGYIVACVDGRGTGFKGTAFKKMTYKELGKYEVEDQIEAAKEFGERPYIDAGRIGIWGWSYGGFMSSNCILKGNDVFKMAIAVAPVTNWRFYDTIYTERYMQTPQENASGYDDNSPINHVGKLKGAYLLIHGTADDNVHVQNTMRMVEALVQANKQFDWAIYPDKNHGIYGGNTRLHLYTKMTNFIKENL, encoded by the coding sequence ATGAAAAAATATTTCATCTTATCTCTTCTGTGTACGGGCCTGAGTGCTCCACTTACCGCACAGGATCAACAAATCACTTTAGAAAAAATCTGGGACGGCACCTTCCGAACGGAAGGCATGGATGTACTCCATTCCATGAAAAACGGCAAACAGTATTCCATACTCAATAAGGACGAAGCGTCCGAAGTCACGTCTGTAGACAAGTACGATTACAGCAGTCTTGAAAAGATCGGGACCATAGTATCCACGGAAGACCTGGACGGGATCCCTCATTTTACCTCTTATACCTTTAGTGAAGATGAATCGAAGGTGTTGCTGGCTACGGAGATGGAGTCGGTATATCGCCACTCGAAACTGGGGGTGTATTATATGTATGATACGGAAAACAAGGAAACCCGGAAAATAGCAGATCACAAAATACAGGAGCCCACTTTTTCACCCGACGGTAATAAAGTGGCTTTTGTTTTTAATAACAATATTTATATCCGGGATCTCGAATCCGGAAAGACCGATCAGATCACCACGGACGGTGAAAAGAACAAGATCATAAACGGGGTTACGGACTGGGTTTATGAAGAAGAGTTTGCTTTTGTAAGGGCATTTCAGTGGAACGCCACCGGGACCCATATTGCCTATATCAAATTCGACGAAAGTGAAGTGCCCGAGTTTTCCATGGATGTTTACGGACAACAGTTGTACCCTTCGAGACAGGAGTTCAAATATCCCAAGGCCGGGGAGAAGAATGCGGAAGTCTCCCTTTTTGTGTACGACCTGGAAAGCGGAGCCACCGAAGAAGTTGAACTGGACAATGCTTACTACATCCCGCGGATCAAATGGACGAATAATGAAAATATATTGAGTGCCCAGGTAATGAACCGTCATCAGAATAACCTGGACCTGGTTTTTTACAATGTGGAAGAGAACACTTCTGAAGTGGTGCTTCACGAAACGGATGAGGCATATATCGATGTTACGGACAACCTGACCTTTCTGGAAGACAACAGTTTTATCTGGACCAGTGAGAAAGACGGTTATAATCACATTTATCACTACGGAAAGAACGGAAAGCTTATCCGCCAGGTGACCGAAGGACCGTGGGAAGTGACCCGCTATTATGGCTATGATGAGAAAACCAACAGGATCTTTTACCAGTCGGTAGAAAACGGTTCCATCAACAGGGACGTCTATGCCATTAAACTGAACGGAAAGAGGAAACAGCGCCTGTCTTCCGAAGAGGGGACTAACAGCGCTACGTTCAGTGCGGATTTCAGTTACTTTATAAATTCATTTTCCAGTGTGGGCACACCGCCGCGATATACACTGAACGATGCCAAAAACGGTAAAGAACTGAAGGAAATCGTGAACAACAATACCTTGCTGCAAAAACTGGAGGCTTACGAATTGGCTGAAAAGGAATTTTCAACACTACATATCAACGGTTATGACCTGAACATGTGGATGATAAAGCCTGCCGGTTTTGATCCGGATAAAAAATATCCGCTGTTAATGTTCCAGTACAGTGGCCCGGGGTCGCAACAGGTGGCCAACAGGTGGGGAGGCGCTAACGATTACTGGTATCAGATGCTTGCGCAACAAGGGTATATTGTAGCTTGTGTAGATGGCAGAGGGACCGGATTTAAAGGAACTGCCTTCAAGAAGATGACTTATAAGGAACTTGGGAAATACGAGGTGGAAGACCAGATAGAAGCCGCAAAAGAGTTTGGTGAAAGACCGTATATAGATGCCGGAAGGATAGGTATCTGGGGATGGAGCTATGGCGGTTTCATGTCATCCAACTGTATTCTGAAGGGAAATGATGTGTTTAAGATGGCTATTGCAGTAGCCCCGGTGACCAACTGGCGGTTTTATGATACCATTTATACCGAAAGGTACATGCAGACCCCTCAGGAAAACGCCTCGGGCTATGATGATAACTCTCCGATCAACCACGTTGGGAAACTGAAAGGAGCCTATCTTCTGATACACGGTACGGCAGATGATAACGTGCACGTACAGAATACCATGCGTATGGTGGAAGCCCTTGTACAGGCCAACAAACAATTCGACTGGGCCATCTATCCCGATAAAAATCACGGTATTTATGGTGGAAATACCAGGCTCCACCTTTACACCAAAATGACAAACTTCATTAAGGAAAATCTATAG